A DNA window from Panthera tigris isolate Pti1 chromosome X, P.tigris_Pti1_mat1.1, whole genome shotgun sequence contains the following coding sequences:
- the CXHXorf66 gene encoding uncharacterized protein CXorf66 homolog translates to MNLFIYVLLLVIWTNSCLDTNQSYGSPTTGAKHVESMDAKLDSFRRRLLVIVIGIMIISFVFTCFCFIHYNCLSDDAPKAETLKKEGVPAKSSTPPSKMSFSESKTASPCSLEKQSLPSAIDKLSRVSCPEKSSIPSSAKKFIGPSSLEKLCVSSSTQKFNKPSSQGKKRPPCSVKKFKSSHLEKPYRTRNLGKPYKPARAHKLVGQATSSYPNKAARPPRPAGLQYAVGPTKPLCPPHPQSRISTPKRSSVRKLTKSPRHRKLKRSVCARSADMLLRPQLIKPCRRYKERCLVCRSSEPLISNISEAQNRNAQNPLGPSEAKPCAQSFLKADYRDNVFRGNVSYSDTTTYDSNDSDREVTIICNVKHEATPERIQDN, encoded by the exons atgaatctttttatttatgtccTGCTTTTGGTTATTTGGACAAACAGTTGTTTAGATACGAACCAAAGTTATGGATCTCCTACCACAG GAGCCAAACACGTCGAATCAATGGACGCCAAACTGGACAGCTTCAGGAGACGTCTACTGGTTATCGTAATTGGTATTATGATTATATCTTTCGTATTCACCTGTTTTTGTTTCATCCATTACAACTGTCTGAGCGACGACGCGCCCAAGGCAGAAAC GCTCAAGAAAGAAGGTGTGCCAGCCAAGTCGTCCACACCACCATCCAAAATGTCATTCAGCGAATCCAAGACAGCCAGCCCATGCAGTCTAGAAAAGCAATCCCTGCCGTCTGCTATAGACAAGTTATCTAGGGTCTCATGTCCGGAAAAGTCCTCCATACCATCCAGTGCAAAAAAGTTCATCGGGCCCTCGAGTCTAGAAAAGCTGTGTGTGTCCTCTAGTACACAAAAGTTCAACAAGCCGTCAAGTCAAGGGAAGAAAAGGCCACCGTGCTCAGTAAAAAAATTCAAGTCATCGCACCTGGAGAAGCCATATCGAACACGCAATCTGGGAAAGCCATATAAGCCAGCTCGTGCCCATAAGCTAGTTGGTCAGGCCACTTCATCTTACCCAAATAAGGCAGCGAGGCCACCCCGGCCGGCCGGTCTGCAATACGCAGTCGGGCCGACCAAGCCACTCTGTCCACCCCACCCGCAAAGTCGCATCTCGACACCCAAGCGATCCAGTGTGCGGAAACTAACCAAGTCCCCTAGACATCGTAAACTCAAAAGGTCAGTTTGTGCCCGTAGCGCAGACATGTTATTGAGGCCTCAGTTAATCAAGCCTTGCCGGCGCTATAAGGAAAGATGTCTCGTCTGCCGAAGTTCTGAGCCTTTGATCAGTAATATTTCTGAGGCACAGAATAGAAATGCTCAAAACCCACTTGGTCCAAGTGAAGCGAAGCCTTGCGCCCAGTCCTTTCTTAAGGCAGATTACAGAGACAACGTATTCCGTGGCAACGTGAGCTACAGTGATACTACGACATATGACAGTAATGACAGTGATAGGGAGGTAACCATTATTTGCAACGTGAAACACGAGGCCACCCCTGAACGCATCCAAGATAATTAA